In Zea mays cultivar B73 chromosome 7, Zm-B73-REFERENCE-NAM-5.0, whole genome shotgun sequence, the following proteins share a genomic window:
- the LOC100273929 gene encoding uncharacterized LOC100273929 — MGRDLIIGQPTGSELGGRAASIESRGPSSRKRNLEEGGSTADKPISRLQPADSIEGTVIDRDCDEVDDAAQDSGARSKRSRCFNLFDINRPSSSGAGPSRNLSFDLDIDVNRFDTSNAEVPSALRNPFPRDSMRESSVIAMDTVHGMEENSMESVEYHPCDVDDVNKPSSALRSGLMSDTLDPNYSNQAQQSSFVQPAAETESNAREIGGSSMNGGEEVLNAETTPAFARDQLSLGVSGGSVGMGASHEAEIHGIDVSGHKTGSVVGDADPIPELIETMGHTGESAPGPALMDEFVPEEVGREGPNGDSQDMASRLAVRADSGSKICGSTKADSVESGEKTSRENSAHPSLSCNARVFSGIDASKDEVTGIMLTNDDYDPGSGLGATNGGNDYETGLPDFDPIRHHNDYCPWVNGNVAAACCISTGSSTALSGWQLTVDAIETLQSLGQAQNQTMQSDSAASLYKDDHVPPSRKLLKSANHSKS, encoded by the exons GGGAGCACAGCTGACAAACCAATAAGCAGGCTTCAGCCTGCTGACAGCATTGAGGGAACCGTCATTGACCGTGATTGTGATGAAGTTGATGACGCCGCACAAGATTCTGGTGCTAGGAGCAAAAGGTCTCGTTGTTTTAATCTTTTTGATATTAATCGCCCATCTTCTTCAGGAGCTGGTCCCAGCAGAAATTTAAGTTTCGACCTGGATATAGATGTTAATAGGTTTGATACATCTAATGCTGAGGTTCCATCCGCCCTTCGCAACCCATTTCCAAGGGACTCTATGAGGGAATCTTCTGTTATTGCAATGGATACAGTTCACGGCATGGAAGAAAATTCAATGGAGAGTGTCGAATACCATCCATGTGATGTTGATGATGTTAATAAGCCTTCTAGTGCACTCAGGAGTGGTTTAATGAGTGACACGTTGGATCCGAATTATAGCAACCAAGCACAGCAAAGCAGTTTTGTACAGCCTGCTGCTGAAACTGAAAGCAATGCAAGAGAGATAGGAGGGAGTAGTATGAATGGAGGGGAAGAAGTCCTCAATGCTGAAACAACCCCTGCATTTGCTAGAGATCAACTTAGCCTGGGAGTTAGCGGGGGGAGTGTCGGGATGGGTGCTAGTCATGAAGCTGAAATTCATGGGATTGATGTTTCTGGGCATAAAACTGGTAGCGTTGTCGGAGATGCTGATCCAATTCCTGAGCTCATCGAGACTATGGGCCACACTGGTGAGTCAGCTCCTGGACCTGCATTGATGGATGAGTTTGTCCCTGAAGAAGTTGGTCGAGAAGGTCCTAATGGTGATAGCCAAGATATGGCATCTCGGTTAGCGGTTCGAGCTGACAGTGGTTCTAAAATTTGTGGTTCAACTAAAGCTGATTCAGTTGAGAGTGGAGAGAAGACGAGCCGTGAGAATAGCGCACATCCTTCTCTTTCTTGCAATGCAAGAGTTTTTTCTGGCATTGATGCATCAAAAGACGAAGTGACTGGTATAATGCTAACTAACGATGACTATGATCCAGGAAGTGGTCTAG GAGCAACAAATGGAGGAAACGATTATGAAACAGGTCTTCCAGACTTCGATCCAATAAGGCACCACAACGATTACTGTCCTTGGGTGAATGGAAATGTTGCTGCTGCATGTTGTATTAGTACCGGTTCGAGCACAGCTCTTTCAGGCTGGCAGCTCACGGTAGATGCCATCGAGACTCTGCAGTCTCTTGGCCAGGCTCAAAATCAGACGATGCAGTCAGACTCTGCGGCTTCATTATATAAG GACGATCACGTCCCGCCTAGCCGGAAGCTGCTGAAAAGTGCGAACCACAGCAAGAGCTGA